The Dendropsophus ebraccatus isolate aDenEbr1 chromosome 11, aDenEbr1.pat, whole genome shotgun sequence genomic interval gtcagcagtggtatagggagaaggtatcccagaagaaggaggaggaggggggggagcgctcctgtgtactgagcggctcccccctgcgcccggcggcataagcagtggcatcgcaggcaagtcatatccattacccagctacagctcccatcacctgttcatactataagcagatgatgggagctgtagttcagtgtatatgcgggagtgcggcgggaatgcggcagatcggcgggcttactgtgatatcctaatgtattgaatgaatacatttatgcaatactttggggagcagggacacttggtccccaaagtattccataaatgtattaattcaataaagcactgtacactacactacattacattacatagaaatccatagaaacaatactccataggaatgacacctttcgtcgtgacttcactggatctgagagaattctaacacttcctgatctgctaaattaagggaaatagccctatatgtgcatttcccataattaatgtacattagaaatttgtataacttttcataagtaacaacatattaaaaataaattttggccggacttctcctttaagagagccagttgtcttttttttttttttttttttttaattgattgaatattgtgtatttttttccagtatttttttgaatttttacCTGCACATGTAATTCCACTGCATGTCATTAATGTGCAATGAGCTCTGCCATTGTGAATGTAGCTTCTTCTTACTTGCAATGTTTGAAAATCCTCATCTTCCATAGAAATTACTGGATAGAGCCCATGCATGTAATATGTGTCAGAAGTAACAGGGACCCTTTAAATACTCCTCAATATTATTAACGATAGTCTTTCTAAAAGCAAATACTTTGGTCCAAGGGAACTGACTTACCACTGATCAAACATTTTAaaccattcttaaaggggaattctgctTAAATTAACttctaatatgttgctgcccttgggaAGAACATAACAAATAGCCTATTGttacctttctgcactcccccGGTGTAATCCTACATCATCTTTGGGTCAGAGACAGACATATCTTAGACATACAGAGACAGACATATCTTAGCTGTGgctgcccgcttagccaatcactggctgcggcactgtcctgtctcagtcattatcagccaatgattggctgagcgggcagtcactgCTGAGATGATTCCATCTCAGATGTGGAGGTGGGATCTTTCAGTCAGAGACCCAAAGATTatgtaggaggacatggggagcactgaaaggtaagaataggctgtttgttatgtttttcCCAAGAATAACAGCATATTAAAAACGTAATTTGAGTAAAATACCCCAAAATAAAGCCTGAATCTTTAAGGTGACAATAATAGTTCAGTTATATaaagccccattcacacgtccgtgtcagtttttactgtcaggaaatcctgatcaggaagcctcaaatgtcatcaggaaagtatcaggatttcctgacagtaatccgtttttaccatcaggaaaccatcaggaaaagccttcaggatttcctgatcagaagaaataaaataggacatgatagtagatgtagttctgcaaactggatggtcacagcttgcagaactacaactcccatcatgccggcagacaggtcatgatgggagttgtacttctgcaacctggatggccacaggctgcagaggtacaactcccatcatgacctgtcagcagggcatggtgagggttatacttctgcaacgtggatggccacaggctccagaagtacaactcccatcatgacctgtcagcagggcatggtgggggttgtagtgtgtCATCTCACCTGTCCTCGATCCTGCTCTGGCtgctcttcttcttttctcctcttCTGTCATCGCTTGTGAGGTCCAGGGGGGACGGCCAGGCGCTGAggtgagtatatgtgtgtgtgtggagggggggttgtgCAATctgaggccgggggggggggggggggggggggtcgggaggcaggccgaggtccgggggggggggggggggggggggttggtggcgGCAGAATGGAGTGGTCTGGTGGCACCACTGAGCGGCAGCTAAGatcgggggaggggtgggggattgtCAGGCCGCGGCTGAGatccggggggggtggggggagaatgGGGTCCGGTAGAGCCGCTGAGTTCCGGGGGCGGGGGAATAAAGCGGCGGCATAACGGGGGTCCGGCCGCTGAGGTCCGGAGACggaattgggggagggggggcgttgGGCGGCGGGCGCTAAGgtccgggggtggggggcagagcgGGGGGTCCAGCAGCAGAGCGAATGGGAGGAGGGCAGCACGGCGCAGCAGGAGGCCGGTGGAGGCGGCTGGTGAGGTTGGGGGGAGAGGGCTACGGCGGTGGGGGTGCACAGACAATTCGGCAccccggacactttcctgatgtacatcaggaaagcgtccgtggttccggcgctcccatagacttctatgggggcgtccgtgccgtatttccggacgaaaataggacaggatctaaaaaatacggtcctattttccggaacggacacccttccggaaaaatccggaagggtgtccgtgactaatgcaagcctatgagtccggaaatccggatgttttttccggacatgtgaagggggcctaagagtATATAACCCAAACACATTCCTTTTGTGTACTGATTGCAGTAATAAAGCATGCTGGACTGAGTGTTTTGTAagaattttattatattattattatagctcTTAAACCCTAATAAAAAACAGATCCGACTTCTACTCTTCATAATAGCCATATTACAGTCACAAATTTatttgacagatcattgaagccaaagccaggaacagactgtaaacagagaacaggtcatataggaaagactgagatttctcctcctttcaaacccattcctggctttggttttaaaaatcggtcacataatctgcctgtgtaagaaccctattacacaggctgattatggtgtgaaaaatcgttatattgtttgaatttaaaagataatcgttctgtggaattgcaagcaacgatcgaaaaattgtttgcatgtcgttgatcattgatttagatctgaacctgaaaatattgttaatcgtttgctgtaattccacattcgttcgctcaagttctgcatttgttcactaatcgttcagtttaattgcccattgtccattgttttgctgggatcagaaggagtaaacgatcatagtaatgatcgcaataacgatcgtaactaacgaccatcgctctgtgtaatatggtgaacgatttcaggttaatgataaacaatcttgtttgccattgtttatcgttagtcgttaatctttaaaaatcactctgtgtaataggaccctaatagggcctttaggctgagtttacacattgcagttttgttgtgtttctttgtttacattAGTAGAGGCTAAATAATTATATGGTCTCTGCAACTTTGTCTACTCTTCAGTGACTAGCTCGGCATTGCCATGCGATTAGCATTGTCagttcgttaaaaaaaaacatagacctGTAATGAAGCTTGTAATGCTAATTACTTGGCAAAGCGCAGACAGTCCATGTAGATATCGCATCATCAATGAGGCTCCAactatgtaaacaaagaaacacaaaaaaactgcAAATGCAGTGAATGCAGCCCAATGGCCATATTACACGTCCCCGTATTCCGGATAAGCAagctccgatctgctagatcggcgcttgcctACTGAGCCTATTTCATGGCTCAATAATCGTGCCAccattgctgtatatagtaactaataaaagtatatatgttgcctctccacgctccctggtggtCTTGTCGCTTCTGCCTGTTCACTGGATCTTCAGTGCTGGTCTCTGATAAGGATGGATGTAGATAATGATCATCATTTGTttacttatatattatatatagcagtggtgttagaaaaatatttttcactgatAGGCAGTGTGATTTGTGTCTGTCAGGTGGAATCGCCGGGGGCATAGAAATCTGCATTACCTTCCCTACAGAATATGTCAAGACCCAGCTTCAGCTGGATGAGCGGGCCAATCCTCCTCGCTATCGGGGAATAGGTAAGAATCTGTTAAATATATTATCATGATGTGTGTTGTGACTACATATTAAGATACATACTTTTTCTCCCTTTCTTTGCTGTTCTCCATCAATTTAAGAAAATAAATGGCATGTGGAAGTCTACAGCTAATAattaaatgtatatgtataggctAGTATGGGCATAAAGATATACCTATCTTCATATATATAGGCTGCTATGGGCATACCAATATTTCTAGCCTCATATACCATATATAGGCTGCTATGGGGAAACATATATCCCTAGTATCATATATAGACTACTATGGGTATACATTTATCCATAGTCTTATATAGGCTGCTATGGGCATACAGATATTtctagctatatatatattatttatatatatattatgctacTATGAGTATACATTTATCCCTAGTCTCATATATAGGCTACTATAGGTATACAAAGATCCCTAGCCTCATATATATAGGATGCTGTGGGCATACAGATATTTCTAgcctcatatatatacatattggctACTATGGGTATATCTCTAGCCTCATATATCTGGTTCAATATCTGGTTTTTATTGAGTTTTTCCTCATATGTCTACATATAGCAGTCTATAGCCAcgtgactattagagatgagcgaacctcaagcatgctcgagtccatccgaacccgatcgttcggcatttgattagcggtggctgccgaagctggataaagccctgtggaaaacatggatatagtcattggctgtatacatgttttccagacaaccttagagctttatccaagttcagcagcccccgctaatcaaatgccgaacgatcgggtttgaatcgactcgaacccgaacccggttcgctcatctctagtgactatcCATGAATTTAGTTTTTATGGTGGAGCCAAATGTTAACACAGACTTTATTACAAAGTAAGTATATTACATGTGATCTTTTATGTgagctgtaaaaataaaaaaataaataaatgatccaCATAGTTGATATGTATATTGCATTGTCGAGCAGAAGAAATAGACCTGTGATAATCCATCTGCTGAACTGTCTCCTGGTGATTCACTCCGCACTCCTGATCTCCGGACGTGCAGCGGTGGCTGGACCATGCATCACTGCACCAACAAGGGAAACTGCTCAGCTGTGCCCTCAGTCTGTCTCACCACATGTCAGAACTGCTTATGTGGAACCGTTCTGTCTCTTTGATGGTGACACATTCAACCTCGCATACCTCCACATCTTAATTCGGTATTCTACAAGGAAAGTACACGGCTGATGTTATGCTGAAAATAGTAATTCAAAGAAGAAGCCAGTGTGAATCAGCACTTCAGATAGAATCCTCTATTCTATAATTAATAGTCATTCAAACCAATGGAAACTGCAATATAGGTTTTAAGTGGAAAACATCTTTAAGGGTAGGATCACATGATAATAATCCACTGTggattttatggtgcagatttaaCCAATATGTGCCATTGTAAGATTTGTATCAGGGCAAAAACCTCATGTCTTTGGTGACTGGCAGATTGACCCCAGATGGAAACAGGATGGAGACATCTTAGATTACAGCCAACCCAATCACTGCCCTTATTCCCCGTCACTTCTTTTAAATTCACCAAtcttaaattctttaaaaaaataataattcaccaATCTTGAgaattaggccttattcacacgtcccgtaaaactGCCTATGATTGCGGATCCGCGACCACGGATAGTGTTAGGGGACATTGAATCCTATGAATCTATTTACACGATCCATGCTGTGAGCCGCTCTGCAATCTGCACcgcacaaaaataggacatgtcccagCACGGAGGCAGATCACGGCAAGGATCCcccaattgaagtctatgggatctgtgtttttcacaaatTAGGGGCTCCCTTACCATTCATGAGGGGAGAGGTGGCACATGGTCACTTTACCTTACTGTATATGAGAGTTACAGACGTTTCTAGATTGAAGTCCAGTCGCGGGGACAAACCTATATGCCATAACTGTGTCACATAAGAAAACCATTTAAACCTTCTGCTATGGAGAACAGATACAACTTCAATGTGACCTCTTATCTTTCACCACAGGGCACTGTGTCACCCTCACTGTACAGGATCATGGAGTCAGAGGTTTATATCGAGGTCTTAGCTCATTGCTATATGGATCCATCCCTAAGTCTGCAGTGAGGTAAGGGGTCAGGGATGAAAGGTATAAAATTGTATAGTATAAAAAATTATAACAATTATAACCCTATTCATATATCCATTAGGACATGTGGTTACCATTGGTTCCCCCAATGGCTACAGATAAGAGACTCTCTGACAGGCTCAGAGCCTCCATGTATTACATGGACTACTGTTCATTTGAATGGCCACCATGTAATGCCACATGGGAAATGTAGCCTAGATGAGGCGTCCTACAGTGTACTTCTTTGAGAGATTTTCCTCAGTTTTAATGTTGTGCTTTCTCCATGATATATTCTTTTTCAGATTCGGCACGTTTGAGTTCCTTAGTAACTTTGCAAGGAGTTCCTCAGGGAAACTGGATGGAAAGTCTAGTTTTCTATGTGGTCTAGGAGCTGGGGTTTCCGAGGCTGTTCTGATCGTATGTCCTATGGAAACTATAAaggtatgtgtgtttttttcaccCAAATAGTGACACCTTACTTGTGAATCTTCCTGCTCTCTTAATGTGCACCATGGTGGTTTATGCTCTAGAGATGCTCATTGTGCTGTGTCTGTGGACAAAAAGTATCCATAATAATCCATTTCATAATCTCCCAATGCATACAGTAAACATATTCATAGACCCCAGCCACCAGATGGAAGCCAACAAAAGTGTCAGGTTGGCCTCTGTTCAAGTGGTTTTCATCAGGGTTACCATTGTTTTGTTGGACAGAAAACTGCCATTCCATAGAGCTGGATCCACTAGTTAATGTATATCATAGACTAGAGtatatgttgttttcttttcttttaaggtttaattttttcatttgtgaaataaataaaacaaaagaacAGTCAGAGTAAAGCACTGCACACATGAATGGTACAGAAGAAGAAGCATCATTCTCATGGTCACCAAGGGTACATATCACAGTGTGTGCTGTAATATCAGGCCACCCGTGATTAAATGAGGAttaaattagaatcaatggagccgtctCATAGAGGCATCATAGAGCACTggaggccagcccgcctccaatgcttcacccCTGGTCCAgtacccgtgaatagaacggtgccgtacacCGGCAGCGGCTTTCCCGCATCAGAGtcattctatacatgggtaatacgcaaatcctgatggtacatttgctttaaatagaaaaaacggctgccttttctcttttattgacgttgtatgaacataaccATAGAAGTGTAATCTCTCCTTTTTCATCCCCTGCAGACTCTTTCTGCCACTGATCTTGTccacaaaaaaaatctgcaaagtCTTCATTTGTGACCTGTGGCTTTTGGCGTGGATTTGCCATTGATTTTACCCTGTGTATAGGTCAAATCCATCATAAAAAATCTGAGACAAATCTATAGCAaagggatctgctgcagatgacTCCTTGGAACATTGAACTCTTtggcttcattttttttctctcttgacAGGTAAAGTTCATTCATGACCAGGCCTCCTCTGCACCCCGGTATCGGGGCTTTTTCCAAGGAGTGCGGGAAATTATCAGAGAGCAAGGTGGGTTCATGTTCTTGGCACTTGTATTGATAGATTTGTAAATAGAGAAGACAATTCTCATTATACTGATGTAGGTTTAGtcagagaaaaaaattcaaatacaaTGGTGCCAGACcaattgtatttaaaaatctcaagccttacagtacttatcagctgctgtatgtcctaaaggaagtgctctctgctgccacctctgtctatgagtAGTAGGAAATCCACATAGAAAGTGgccacagagagcactgtgtcagactggaaagaatacaccacttcctggaggacatacagcagctaataagtactggaagacttgagatttttaaatacaagtaatttacaaatttgtataacagttgaattaaaaacatttttttctacagagtacccctttaaaaattgtcTATATGTCTTTATTACAATACAGGTCTGCGAGGGACATATCAAGGACTAACCCCCACTATTTTAAAGCAGGGCTCCAATCAGGCAATCCGGTTCTATGTCATGACCTCTCTACGAAACTGGTACTTAGGTAAGTAGTAACCTGGTGACACACTTTTCTGGTTGTTATCAATGTAATGTGTAATAATAATGTATACACTTTACTTATAAATTGCATATAAATATTTGAATGAACATTTAGACACACTTAAGTTGTATCTGGTAGAGGCTGATAATAAGAGATACAGATATTTCTAACAGTAAGGACCCTATAAGATGGCCTAAGACCTTTACATGGCTTGATCAGTCATGTGGCGCTTTCTAGTGGCCGTCGGGCACAC includes:
- the LOC138767758 gene encoding tricarboxylate transport protein, mitochondrial-like isoform X2; the encoded protein is MEAGRTRLHDSMGVAAASSSSRALHTVSGVSDRPVSPAGSLCARGLPLFVLRLSPAEGGIAGGIEICITFPTEYVKTQLQLDERANPPRYRGIGHCVTLTVQDHGVRGLYRGLSSLLYGSIPKSAVRFGTFEFLSNFARSSSGKLDGKSSFLCGLGAGVSEAVLIVCPMETIKVKFIHDQASSAPRYRGFFQGVREIIREQGLRGTYQGLTPTILKQGSNQAIRFYVMTSLRNWYLGDDPQRSMNPIVTGLFGAIAGAASVFGNTPLDVIKTRMQGLEAHKYKNTLDCASQILRNEGPMAFYKGTVPRLGRVCLDVAIVFVIYEEVVKVLNRVWKTS
- the LOC138767758 gene encoding tricarboxylate transport protein, mitochondrial-like isoform X1, with the protein product MSSILQPFTVTEGPCGLSRTAVNGNKRVVPRSLAAAAPGGGRGKITHPGKAILAGGIAGGIEICITFPTEYVKTQLQLDERANPPRYRGIGHCVTLTVQDHGVRGLYRGLSSLLYGSIPKSAVRFGTFEFLSNFARSSSGKLDGKSSFLCGLGAGVSEAVLIVCPMETIKVKFIHDQASSAPRYRGFFQGVREIIREQGLRGTYQGLTPTILKQGSNQAIRFYVMTSLRNWYLGDDPQRSMNPIVTGLFGAIAGAASVFGNTPLDVIKTRMQGLEAHKYKNTLDCASQILRNEGPMAFYKGTVPRLGRVCLDVAIVFVIYEEVVKVLNRVWKTS